GCTCAAGGAAACAGATCAGGGCCCCCAaagcctggggcaggggaaggcCAAGCTGACCCCAGCTGTTCAGGTAAATTGGAGTGGATGGGGTAGGGCGGGTAGGGCTGTGCAGGTCCTTGAAGGAGTATATGGTGCTGACCCCTCCTTGGGTTGGCTTCCTCTCTCCCAGGTGGACATCCTGTACTCCAGAGTCAGGAAGCCTAAAAAGAGGGACCCAGGACCTGCCACAGACCAGCTGGACCCGAAGGGCAGGGGAGTAATTCCGCCTCTGGGAAGTGACCAGTCCTACGAGACCCTCCCACTCAGGGGCCCCGGCAAGGATGATGGCCTCCTGGAAAATGTGTATGAGAGTATCCAGGAGATGCCCGCCCCCCGCAGCACCTGGAGCCCTCCTGCTCTAGCTGTTAGCATGAGTGCACCTATGCAGGCTTCCCCAGCCTCAACCTAGGGAGGGGTCTCCAACTCCCCATCTGCCTTGAACAACCAAGTATAGCGTTCCTTCTTCCAGAGTACTGCCCAACCCCCATTCCCTATCCCCGCCCCCCGAAGTTGGCAGCACAAAGTCCAGATCCCAAGGCTTCCAGCCTTTGAGGTCCCTGGGGGTCCTGGCTGCCCTGGCCTCTTAGCCTCTCCCAAGGTCTTAATAAATCCCCAGCGCAGGGAGGATGAATACAGCCGTGCCTCACAGCCTACTTTTCTTGAAGGCCTGGGAAGGTTGGCAGGGATTGTCTGAAGGGCACTCCTGCCTGGGGTGTCTGGGCCCTGCCGCCTGAAGCTGTGCGCAGCTGGTCAGTTTCAGAAGACAGTGTGGGGAAGGGAAGCTAGCTCTAGGGGTGGTGGTCCCCAGGCCAAGTCAGTCTTAGCACGTGTTGCAGCCGGCCCGCGAGCTGACCGCCCCAGGGTGGGACTTGGACCCTGAACACTGAGGGAGGGCTCCGCCGCCCAGCCCCTGGTGTTACATAAGGTACGGGGTAGGTGGGCAGTCGTGCGTTAAAGAATAACCTGCTCCCGGGAAGCCCGCCAAGGAGACGCGACCCCTTCCCCGGATCTGGCAGCTCTGCGCGCAGGCACACCCGCGAGTAAGCCGGCCCTCCCCGGCGGCGGGGGCACACGGGCACCCCGGGCTCCGCAGGGGCGAGGGACCGACAGGAACCGGCGGTGCCGCGAGCGGGGCCCTTTCCCCAGGCCGCGCGGCTGCGGCCGGCTCGGGGGCCGGGCCTCGGAGCGCAAGCCAATGGGAGCGCGGCTGGCCCGGGCCGCGGTCCACCTCGGAATGTTGATACAGCGCGCGAGCCAATGGGCGTGCGCCAGGGGCGGGGCCGCGAGGCGGGGCGCGCGAGCCGCGCGAAGGGGGCGTGGCCGGCCGGCAGCCTCCCGGCCGCGCGGCGCGGACGGCGGCCGATCGAGGGCAGGGGTCGGCGGCCCGGccagcccggcccggcccggcctggGGGGCCGTGTCCCGAGCGTCCGCCCTCGCCGCTGCAGCCTCGGCACCCGGCCGGCCGGCTGGCCATGGAGGCCGAGCGCCCTCCGCTGCCCGTTCCGGGCTGcgggcgccccccgccccgtgccgCCGGCCGGGACCCCGCGGCCGCGCCCGTATCGGTGCCCGCGCCGCCGCAGGTACCGGgcgccggggggcggggcgccgACCAAACTCCCTCGCTGCAAAGATGGCGTCGGGGCTGCACAAACTTTGggccccggggggcggggcggccgtGGCGGTCCGCGCGTGTCCGCGGGCCTGGCAGTGCCGGGCCGGGCGGCCCGGGAGCGCTTCCCGCCGcgccgggccgggggcggggccgggggcggggctgcgCCGTCCCCACCGGCCGCAGCCGGTTTGGGGGGCGGGTGCGGAGCGGAtccggggtgggggctgggaaccCCCGTGCCGCCGCCTGCGCTGAGCCTGCCCCTTCCGCAGGGCCCTGCCGTGGGCGGCGGCTTTGCGGGCTTGGAGTTCGTGCTGCCTCGGGAGCCGGAGCCGCGAGCCGCCAACCTAGGGGTCCCGGGGACGTGGGCGGGGGCGGCGGTGGGGCCCCCGAAGCCGTCGGCGCACATCCCGGTGCCAGGGCAGAGGTGAGCCAGGGTCTATCGCGCCAGGCCGAGGTGGGCGTGCGCACACGTGCGCTGGTGTGCgcaggggtggtgggtggggcgCGGGCACGTGCCTTCTCGAGCCCCACCCCACGGAGCGTGGAGGGGTCTTGGTGGAGGGCAGGTCAGGGCCCCGACCTGGGgtttctgtccccctccccagctctccagCGCTGGAGGAGTGGAGCAGAAATTACCAGTGTGTCGTGCCCCGTGCGCCCCCAAGCTCTGGGGGCCAGAGcgcagagctgggagggggccCCTGTCAGTCTCTGTGCCGTAGAGGCTGCCCGCTGACGTGAGGTTGACGGTCCAGGAATCCCAGGGCTTCTGACGGCCATCTCCTAGCCCTGCCTAAAACCCTCCTGGGGGCCCCACACCCAAAGCTGGCTTCTCAGGTAGAGGCGGGCTGTGGCCTGGcctgctggggcctggggacCCAGCTTGTCTCCCCTGGCTGCTGCTGGCTGGTCCCTCCCTCGCAGGCCTGGCGCGGCCGCAGCTGCTGTTGCACAACCCTGGTTACTGTGTGATTGGGGGGAGGGCTGGGCCCGGCCTGGCCTCGCCTGGcccggcctgggggtggggcctcaGACCCCTGTCCAGCGCCTGGGCCTGAAGGAGCCACCGTGGAACAAAGCCCAGGCTGCAGAGAACTCAGGCTTCAGGGAGACCCCAGCCTGGGCCCTGTGTCTGGTGGTTCCTGGAGATTTGGTCTCTGTAATCCGAGCTGGGGGTGGAGACGGGCCTCCAGCCCAGtgcctggagggagggagccgggccacacaaacacacacacacacacacacacacacagtgcccaGGCCTGCACGTGTGCTGGGCTAGGGGAGGAGCTTGGAGTACTTGCTGGACGCCACCCACATCTCTTCCAGAGCCCCCCCAGAAAAATCCCGACTGGATGAGGTCATGGCTGCGGCTGCCCTCACAAGTCTGTCCACCAGCCCCCTCCTGCTGGGGGCCCCAGCTGCAGCCTGTAGCCCAGGTGAGACTGAGACACCTGGCCTGGGGTCTCCGGGACCCTGTGGTTGCCCACCCCTTGGGGCAAGCAGAACCCCTTTGCCTGGAACACCACCTTCTAAATAGACCTCTTGAGGCCTGAGACAGACATCAGGACCCCCAGTGCCTCTCAGTGTGTCCCAGTCTGCGGGCCTGTGACCTGTGCATTTCCCCCTGGCTGGCCAGGCGTCTCCCCACACAGGATGTCCCTGTGTTGAGGAGGCTAGTCCTCCCGGCCACTGCTTCCTCCAAAAGACGTGGCTCACCTGTGACCAGGTGAACGGGCGGAGGCGCAGAGTTAAGGGGCTTGCAGCGGCAGCCTCTGAAGAGCAGCCCGAGCCCGACGGAAGCCCTAACACGGCTGCCGGTGTGTCCCCACAGAGCCTGGCTTGGAGCCCTGGAAGGAGGCCCTGGTGCGGCCACTGGGCAGCTGCAGCGGAGACTGGGGCTGGGACCTGGCCAGCGACCAGTCCTCTCCATCTACCCCGTCACCCCCACTGCCCTCTGAGGCAGCCCATTTCCTATTTGGGGAACCTGCCCCAAGGAAGAGGAAGGTGAGCCTGAGGCAGCCCTCAGGGCGGGGTGGACGCGCGGCCATGCCTGACCACCAGCCCTTGTCACCCAGAGCTCAGTGCAGGTCCTGTTCCAGTGTCTGTGGAAGCGGTGTGGGAAGGTGCTGAGCACGGCCTCCGGGATGCAGAGACACATCCGCCTGGTGCACCTGGGGTGCggtggggctggcgggggggggggggcaagccAGGGGGGCCAAGGCTTCAGCTCCCACCCACCGTGTCCCCCGCAGGCGGCAGGCAGAGCCAGAGCAGAGCGACGGGGAGGAGGACTTCTACTACACAGAGCTGGACGTTGGCATGGATGTGCTGACAGACGGGCTGTCCAGCCTGTCCCCAGTGTCCCCCACAGCCTCCGCGCCACCCGCCTTCCCCCGCCTGGAGCTGCCAGAGCCCCCGACCCTGTCCAGCCTGCTGCGGCCGCTGGCCCTGCCCCCAGTCCCCGTGCTGAGCTCTGGGGCACCCCCTGCGGGGTGCCGCGGTGACGACACCTACCAGGTGGGTGAGGCCACAGGCAGCAGCTCGGGGTGAGTCTCGGGGTGCTCGGGACGGGGGAGAGGACACAGCTGTGTCTCCTCTCAGGGCTGCCTGGCCCCCATCCGCCTGGAGCCACGGCCCCCCGCCATCAGGACCTGTGTGCCAACCCTGCCCTCCAAGCTTGGTGCCAACCCAAGGTGCGTACGTGTTGAGGGGCCGGGGCAGGTGTCCGGCAGGGAGGGTCCCGGCCTAGCATGAGCCCGCGTCTCCTCTGCGTCCCCCCAGGAAGCCCCGGGGTGACGCCAAGAAGTGCCGGAAGGTGTACGGCATGGAGCACCGGGACCTGTGGTGCACAGCCTGCCGCTGGAAGAAGGCGTGCCAGCGCTTCCTGGACTGAGCATGCGCGCCCGCGCCCACCCCAAGCTGCTGCCCCGCTCCCCAGGACTCTGCCGAGGAGAAAATAAGctaccccagcccccagccgGGCACTCCTGCGGCAGGGTCTGCTTTTTAATGGTGGGGGAAGTTTGGTGACCCTGGACCCCCAgaggtttggggggggggtcccaccACTCAAAGTGCCTCTGAAGAAACCAGCCTTTTGCACTAAAGCCGAACCTCACGGCTGTCCCCTTGGCCCGGGGTCCCCGGGGGTGGCCGCCCTCCCTGCCTGTCAGCCCATGGACTGGTCAGGGTGCTGATGGGCCAACTTCAGGGCCACACGGGGGCCGGTCTGTGATGCACTTTGAGGGGTGTCAGGGAGGGGCCTCCCCTGCCCGCACTTAACCCGATGGTTCGAGGGCCCCGGGCGCTGACGTTTGTATCTTGTTTGCGAAGCTCAGGTGTCTCGAGTCTGGGCCGCGCCAggcaaggagaaaaattaaagatttggGGTTTTTCCAGAAGCCGTGTCTGCCTCCTGGGGGGAACTGAGACcctgccagaggcaggggtggtgggtgggcagagcagggaggccagccAACAGACCGCAGAGGGCTCACTTCCTGACACGGGAGGAGGGGACACTGTGAAACACTCACGAGGCGTCCGCTTGAGCAGCAATTTCCCAGTTTATTGAAAGTGGAAGCTTTGCAAGAAGGTCGAAGCTGACCCGTCACAGGAAGGAGACCCCCAGGCAGGCCCAGAGCTCGCCCCGGCAGACAGGAAGGTGCCGTCCACCTGCCCTGTGGCTACACGCTGCAACAGCTGCGATTTTCTGCCAACCGATCACCGAAGTCTCTTCTCCCAAATATTAAACACATCTCCAATACAAACACAGGTTTATGATAATATAAAGTTGATATAATATAGATTATCCCCAAGGGAAAGAAAACCAACAATTTTCAAACACTgcccttgtttgttttgtttttgttgacagGTTGAAAGcatgttgaaaaaataaatatttcagaaaagcaCACACACAGCACCCTCACTGCAAGTGGTTCTGAAAGGGCCACACACAAAACACAgtatagaatctaaaaaataacaacaaccagTAAGTATGGCTTTCTTAAGCGTTGCACATGTCACAGAATGAGCGAAAATAAGATTATCTTTCATCATATTGCAAAAAGTTCCAGTTTTTgccttttctcagtttcttttttaaaaaggaagatgtgCAAAGTTGGAAGGAGTAGCCGTGTCTCTCGAGTCGAGGTCCCTATTCAGTCCTGGCAGTGTTATGACTGTTTCCCAAAACCCAGAGTCCAAATATACAACCTGGTCAGGATCCAGAGCTTGATACAAAAGTCATACGggttccctgcccccccccaccccaaagaacTCACCACTCAACGGACTGCATTTTCCACTTTGGTGTTGCAAACACCAAAATACAGACagacacaaacaaaaaagtacaaaacgTGAAATGTAatctacacatttttttcctcttcataaaaaaatatttattagtttaaacattgatttaaaaaaaaaccagtcaCGTAAAAAAACCCTTCATTACACGTCTTTTCCCTCCACGCCTCCTGAGAGGGGATGCCTTCATTTCCGTCGACGGCGGCAAACTGTGTCGGACCGCGAGCCTGCCTCGCAGCACACGCCTTGCGAGCTTGGTGGGCAGGAGTGGGGCCCTCGGTTTTCCAGTACAGTATTggttttaaggaagaaaatgccCCTGTGGCACTGAGAGCGACCCCCCAGAAAGGTCAGCAAGGGTGGTCCAGAGCAGGGAGCGAGCGGGTCGGAAAGAGCGAGGTGTCCTGAGTGCGGAGGCAGAGACGGCCCAGGTGTGGGCAGGACGGCCTGAGCGGTGGGACCAGTACAAAACCCAGAGACGCTGTGGGTAGCAAAGGCCTGGTTTCCAAATACATTTATAAGAAAGTAGGTCTGTTTAGAAAAGGGGTCAGAAAGTCGGGGAGGTACACAGTTCTGAGGGCCCTGTGAGGGGTGCAGCCCGGGGCCCCACTGGAGAAAGGCAGCAAGGGAAGTGGGTCCCAGAGCCCCTGCACCGGCCTcgccccccacgccccacccGCCGTGTCAGGAGGAGCCGGCAGGGCAGCCCGCGAGGGCTCCGCACGTCCCCTCGGAGGACAGGAGTGCGGGCGGCGGCTCTGGCCACGCCCTCTACCCGCCCGGGAGGCCCCCCGCACCCCAGCGGCAGCCGGGGAGGCGAGCTCCAGGCCACCCCCGGAACCTAAGTTAGGGGCTCGGGGGATTCTCCTTTTTCCACCTAAAAAGAATAGATGTGACACGGTGACCAGCCTGGTAGAAGCTTACAGTCCGTGGAAAAAGAGAACGTAGAAACACTGCCCCCAGCGGGGCTCGTGCTGAGCCCCCAGAGGAGCCCGTGCCCGACGGGCCTGCCTGCGCCTGAGCCGTGCGGGCGCACGACGGAATGTCTGAGTAGTGAAGTGTGGTCCGCGACAGCCTTACCGGGGGAGGGGACAGACCAGGGCGGGTCCTGCGGCCCAGGGCAGGGTCCTCACAGCGGGGCCCTTGCTTTTCACTCAGAAAAAACCAATCACAAAGAGGCGGTGAGCTCATCTACAAAGACAACAGAAGGACTGACAAGCTGAAGGAAAGACGCTAGGTTTTGTCACGTCAGAAAAATAATgccaaacaaaataattttatgtaactACCTCAACTATGTCTCTGACGACTTAAAAAGTTTGGTTACCCACGCGGGGAGGTGTGAGCAGCGCACGGCTGTCAGGATCCCCACCTCCAGTGTTAGCAGCAACAAGGCAAGGGCCCCCAGGAGGGGCCAGCAGGAGGGGCCTGGGCACGAAAGGACGGCAGAGCCGAGGGGACGAGGCCGCCCCCGGGCTCCCCAAGGAAGTGCACGTGGAACGAAgagcccaggcgccccaaagggcCCTGAGTGGCCAGCAGCGGGGCGCGCTGAGCCCTGCACCAGAGGAGCGTGGCACGTCGGTCCCCACCTGGCGGCCTCCACCGGATGATAGCACCTGGGAGTCCTCGGCCCCAGCAGGGGCTTCTGCAGCTGTTGTATGTGAAGCACCAGAGCCCAGAGGCAGGAGGGCCACGGGGCTTTCTGTACACTGGACCTGGATTCCGCGGGCCGCCACGGCAGCGGCAGAAGGCTGCGGTGGTGGCCGCAGGCAGTGACCAGGCTGCTGAGAAAgggggagcagagcagggggcgggggagactCCAGCACTGGACATCGGGTGTATGCAACACCTTCCTTAACACCCCTTGGACCCGTGGCCTCGGGGACCACGCTCATGACCCCGCCCAGCCCCGACCTTGACCCGGCCATCGGGCCATGGTGCATGCCCTATCTACACGTACCTGCTGGGAACCCTCCCTTGGTCCCCGCAGACGTGAGGGAACGTGTGCTCCCCCTCTGCTCAAACCCACCCTGTGCCCCCCAACATCCCGTTCGGTCCCGGAGCCCTTACTTGCTGGGGTCATGCCTGCTTCCGAGCCTGCGGGGCCGGTTTCTGGGTGTGTGTCTGGGGCAGGAGCAGAACAAAGGGGGCTCAGCGTGGCCGGGCCCCAGGCGAGAGCAGATCCCTAGggacacgcacacgcacacgcacgcgcgcacacacgcacacggacacacacacgcccgcacacacgcacgcgcgcgcactGGAGGGGTggcaccgcccccgcccccgcccccaacccgCGGCCTAGGAGATCCAGAAGTCCTTGTCGGGCGCCCCCGGGGGGCTGCCGGGTCCCCGCGGCGAGTCCTCGTCCTCCTTCTCGGCCGCCAGCAGCGCGTCCTCGTGGGCCAGGCCCACCTCATCCTCGTCCTCACACAGCTCCTCCTCGCCCTCCCCCCGCGGGTCGTCGGGGTCTTCCAGGTAGGGCCCATCGCCAGGGAACAGCTCGGGGGAGCCCTCCGTGCCACCGCCGTCCAGGGGCCCGGCCACGCCTCGGCCCGCGCAGTCGGCACATACGCCGTGGCGCCGCGAGCCGTGCTTGATGCCCACGCTCGCGGCCGACATGAACACGCGGCTGCACAACTTGCACACGTACTTCTTGTCCTTGCTGTGGACCTGCGGGGGGACGGGCGGTCAGTGCGGGGGGACGGCGGTCAGTGCGGTCAGTGCGGGGGGACGGCGGTCAGTGCGGGGGGACGGGCGGTCAGTGCGGTCAGTGCGGGGGGACGGCGGTCAGTGCGGGGGGACGGGCGGTCAGTGCGGTCAGTGCGGGGGGACGGCGGTCAGTGCGGGGGGACGGGCGGTCAGTGCGGTCAGTGCGCGGGGGACAGGCGGTCAGTGCGGGGGGACGGCGGTCAGTGCAGGGGGGACGGCGGTCAGGGCGGGGGGACGGGCGGTCAGTGCGGTCAGTGCGGGGGGATGGCGGTCAGTGCGGGGGGACGGCGGTCAGGGCGGGGGGACGGGCGGTCAGTGCGGTCAGTGCGGGGGGATGGCGGTCAGTGCGGTCAGTGCGGGGGGATGGCGGTCAGGGCGGGGGGACGGGCGGTCAGTGCGGGGGGATGGCGGTCAGGGCGGGGGGACGGGCGGTCAGTGCGGTCAGTGCAGGGGGATGGCGGTCAGTGCAGGGGGACGGCGGTCAGGGCGGGGGGACGGGCGGTCAGTGCGGTCAGTGCGGGGGGATGGCGGTCAGTGCGGGGGGATGGCGGTCAGTGCGGTCAGTGCAGGGGGATGGCGGTCAGTGCAGGGGGACAGGCGGTCAGTGCGGTCAGTGCGGGGGGATGGCGGTCAGTGCGGGGGGACGGGCGGTCAGTGCGGGGGGGACAGGCGGTCAGTGCGGGGAGACAGGCGGTCAGTGCGGTCAGTGCGGGGGGATGGCGGTCAGTGCGGGGGGACGGGCGGTCAGTGCGGTCAGTGCGGGGGGATGGCGGTCAGTGCGGGGGGACGGGC
Above is a window of Halichoerus grypus chromosome 10, mHalGry1.hap1.1, whole genome shotgun sequence DNA encoding:
- the SLC2A4RG gene encoding SLC2A4 regulator encodes the protein MGVRQGRGREAGRASRAKGAWPAGSLPAARRGRRPIEGRGRRPGQPGPARPGGPCPERPPSPLQPRHPAGRLAMEAERPPLPVPGCGRPPPRAAGRDPAAAPVSVPAPPQGPAVGGGFAGLEFVLPREPEPRAANLGVPGTWAGAAVGPPKPSAHIPVPGQRAPPEKSRLDEVMAAAALTSLSTSPLLLGAPAAACSPEPGLEPWKEALVRPLGSCSGDWGWDLASDQSSPSTPSPPLPSEAAHFLFGEPAPRKRKSSVQVLFQCLWKRCGKVLSTASGMQRHIRLVHLGRQAEPEQSDGEEDFYYTELDVGMDVLTDGLSSLSPVSPTASAPPAFPRLELPEPPTLSSLLRPLALPPVPVLSSGAPPAGCRGDDTYQGCLAPIRLEPRPPAIRTCVPTLPSKLGANPRKPRGDAKKCRKVYGMEHRDLWCTACRWKKACQRFLD